One part of the Candidatus Wallbacteria bacterium genome encodes these proteins:
- a CDS encoding TetR/AcrR family transcriptional regulator: MKTSSEKSLEKILKTAALEFSRKGFAGARMDEIAENAKVNKASIYYHVGDKEALYARVLSTFIGTALESIIEAVPDLNDPVKALTTLANVLEEHFRKNPLMPRIMMRELADGGERLPVQMKQDVTRLVELEGRIIRDGFKKGVFMEINPLNFHFMMLGSIIMLQVTEQVRKRIFSGSNSENVKKISQDIRRTSEFIVNSILKGKSS, translated from the coding sequence GACTTCGTCGGAAAAATCACTTGAGAAAATTCTCAAGACAGCGGCACTGGAGTTTTCCAGGAAAGGCTTTGCCGGAGCCCGCATGGACGAGATAGCTGAGAACGCCAAAGTGAACAAGGCGAGCATCTATTATCATGTGGGCGACAAGGAAGCCCTGTATGCGAGGGTGCTTTCGACCTTCATCGGGACTGCGCTGGAGTCGATCATCGAAGCAGTACCTGACCTCAATGATCCTGTGAAAGCCCTGACCACACTGGCCAATGTCCTGGAAGAGCATTTCAGGAAAAACCCGCTGATGCCCAGGATCATGATGAGGGAACTGGCTGACGGCGGTGAACGGCTGCCGGTTCAGATGAAGCAGGATGTGACCAGGCTTGTGGAGCTGGAAGGCAGGATCATCAGGGATGGATTTAAAAAAGGGGTTTTCATGGAGATCAATCCTCTCAATTTCCATTTCATGATGCTGGGCAGCATCATCATGCTGCAGGTGACAGAACAGGTGAGGAAAAGAATTTTCAGTGGCAGTAATTCCGAAAATGTGAAAAAGATATCTCAGGATATACGCAGGACCAGCGAATTCATCGTGAATTCAATATTGAAAGGGAAATCATCATGA